From the Deinococcus radiophilus genome, one window contains:
- a CDS encoding tetratricopeptide repeat protein encodes MESLFAPGDWGLPNIVWMLIRILNIAFLIHALMRRDWLWAAFLAFGVFTGGGIFVTLFYAFTVFGPAMQGSGTRTRQAVRQTVKTTAEAVKTLDTRIQEAQQVLGRSDTLANRTQLANLYTRAKRLDDAQATLQPLLSGIYQDDPVVLLTSAELDLAQGHPAQAEAKLTQVELQTSASTKTRALTLLAAAQTQQGNATGAEATYQEAMQTATTEEPRVRYAEFLMDQGRTEDAQRVLERLLQVENEATPLYRRQEREWFELAGRLRRQLRR; translated from the coding sequence ATCGCTTTTCTGATTCATGCCCTGATGCGGCGGGACTGGCTCTGGGCCGCTTTTCTGGCGTTTGGGGTCTTCACTGGGGGCGGTATTTTCGTCACGCTGTTCTATGCGTTCACGGTGTTTGGGCCCGCCATGCAGGGCAGTGGAACACGTACTCGGCAGGCCGTCCGCCAGACGGTCAAGACCACTGCTGAAGCAGTCAAGACTCTGGACACCCGGATTCAGGAGGCACAGCAGGTCTTAGGCCGCAGCGATACCCTCGCCAACCGGACCCAGCTGGCGAATCTGTATACCCGTGCCAAGCGGTTGGACGATGCCCAGGCCACCTTGCAGCCGCTGCTGAGCGGTATCTATCAGGATGATCCGGTGGTGCTGCTGACCAGTGCCGAGCTGGATCTGGCACAGGGCCACCCTGCCCAGGCCGAGGCGAAACTGACTCAGGTGGAATTGCAAACCTCCGCCTCCACCAAGACGCGCGCCCTGACCTTGCTGGCAGCGGCTCAGACGCAGCAGGGCAACGCCACCGGAGCCGAGGCCACCTACCAGGAGGCCATGCAGACGGCCACCACCGAAGAGCCCCGCGTCCGCTACGCTGAATTTCTGATGGACCAGGGCCGCACAGAGGATGCGCAGCGAGTGCTGGAGCGGCTCTTGCAGGTTGAAAATGAAGCCACCCCACTGTACCGCCGTCAGGAGCGCGAATGGTTCGAGTTGGCCGGCAGGCTGCGCCGTCAACTGCGGCGATAA